cataatttattcagaaaatgtaAATAACGACAAACAAAAATAGGATACaattaaatgtacaaaaaaaacaacaacagaataacgatttgtacattttcagaatgtgcttgttctatttttacacaaagatCTGAAgatatctttatttttaagttatcgtgctgtgatttgaCCAGTGTGGCCCAtgtgggagtagatttttctccatttggtccctgatctaaaatgagtttgacaccccttctcTAAGTGGTCGTTTGGCTCCATATACCAGTCGCATAACACATGAtataaaaaaaatccttatttccTGCCCCTTTCTTTtagaaaaattacaataaaatggTCTAGAAGTTAGATGGTGTAACAAAACAAcaccattatgatttgtacattttcagaatgtgcttggtttatttttaaacaaacagcAGAaggtttctttatttttaagttaacatgccgtgattttaccagtccggcccacttgggagtagatttttctccatttggCCCGCGATCTAAAATGagattgacacccctggtttagagtgtccgacctgaaattggtaggtcttgagttcaaaccaaagactataaaaatgggacctattacctctctgcttgacaCTGAGCATCAAGAAAAGGaagtgggggttgaatcaccaaatatgcttcctgggcgcggccacaactgctgctcactgctcccctcacctcccaggggggtgaacaaggggatgggtcaaatgcagaggacacattttgtcacgcctagtgtgtatgtgtgtgactatcattggtactttggtACCATCGACTGGTGTAAAAGATGCCGGAGATGAGCCttaaaataaaaactactttAATGCACTGAACTCATAAAAGCTACAAAACATACAAACAAGTACGTCACAGCAAAACTACATTTTTAATCACGTTTTTAACCACCAAAATTAAAGGTTTTTTCTCCAATCAATTAAATGTACTAAATGTGGATCAAATAATacaacaaattaaaaacacaacGCCAGGAAGAAACCAACAGCCTGTCATATTCTTTTATATAAAAATGATAGAATCATAAGCAGGcgcaggggaaaaaaaagttagGATGAAGATGTGAGTTTTGTTCCCATGAAAATGTATCAGCTTTACAGAAGAGTCCCAAAAACAGAGTTGAGCACACATGAAGGGACCTCGGCCCGTCTTCTCTGATTAGCCACAGAAAAACTAAAGGACCTttccaaatgttcttgtaatcagacaatattttcggtagagatgtccgataatggcttttttttgccaataaccgatattccgatattgtccaactcttaattaccgattccgatatcaaccgataccgatatatacagtcgtggaattaacacattattatgcctaattttgttatgatgccccgctggatgcattaaacaaaataaggttttccaaaataaatcatctcaatgccatatttattattaaagtcacaaagtgcattattttttttaacatgcctaaaaacggcagcttggaatttgggacatgctctccctgagagcatgaggaggttgaggtggggggagggTAGCggaggttgtatattgtagcgtcccgaaagagttagtgctgcatgggattctgggtatttcttctcttgtgtttatgttgtgttacggtgcggattttctcccaaaatgtgtttgtcattcttgtttggtgtgggttcacagtgtggcacatatttgtaacagtgttaatgttgtttataccaccaccctcagtgtgacctgtatggctgttgaccaagtgagagagcatgaggaggttgaggtggggggagggtagcggagggtgtatattgtagcgtcccggaagagttagtgctgcatgggattctgggtatttcttctgttgtgttatggtgcggattttctcccgaaatataaatgataaatgggttgtacttgtatagcgcttttctaccttcaaggtactcaatgcgctttgacactacttccacatttacccattcacacacacattcacacactgatggagggagctgccatgcaaggcaccaaccagcacccatcaggagcaagggtgaagtgtcttgctcaacggacgtgacgaggttggtactaggtgggatttgaaccagggaccctcgggttgcgcacagccggttgcgcacagccactctcccactgcgcgacgccgtccctaaaaatgtgtttgtcatgtgtttgaaatgtgttggtcattcttgtttggtgtggtttcacagtgtggcgcatatttgtaacagtgttaaagttgtttataccaccacccccagtgtgacctgtatggctgttgaccaagtatgccttacattcacttgtgtgtgtaaaaagccatagatatgtgactgggcaggcacgcaaaggcagtgcctttaaggtttattggcactctgtatttctccctatgtccgtgtacacggctgcgttttaaaaagtcataaattttacttttttaaaccaatatcgataatttctgatattacattttaaagattttatcgggcgataatatcggcagtccgatattatcagacatctctaattttaggtatattagatggaatttttggGTAACAAAACCATCTAATAcaccgaaaatattgtctgattggaAGAAAATGTGAAATTATATGAGGAAGAAGACATAATGAAACTTTTTGAGAAACTAAAGGACCGTTCCTGCTCTCTGCTCTTCAAACCAAAAGACCGGGGGTTAAGAATGTTTTTTGTGTGGGGACACAAAGCCTGATAGTCGTAGTGAAAATAACAAGTCACATGTGTGCACGCTCTCCGTGGTGATGAATGGAGAGAAGAATGGCGCCTAATTGCGCGGCTGCGTGAGTCAGACCCCCGACCACCGTGCTCGGCCTTTGTCGTACGCTGCTCTCGTTACACCCGTGTGACGTCAATGCTGTTCTTTCCGCCGCTGTGCAATGTCTGGATCACGATGTTGTCGATGATTCTAATAACCTCGCACGAGCCGTGACGCTAATTATCATGTTTTGTTCCAGCTTCGGAAGATTTATTCTTGACGACTGAAGCGAATGTGCCCATTTTAAGTCAACCGCACGACGACAGCCGCGGCGAGTTGAGCGACATTCCTGATTTGAAAGCAACATTTTTCTTTCTTATGACGCTGGCATGGAAACAGGAGCTCAGAACGTTAAAAATAATACCTTCGAAGTCCAAACGCCCCCAAAAGCGGTCCACAATCGTCCGAACAAAATATCGCTCCGAAGTCAATTTGTGTTTCGAGAAAGCTCCGCAGGTGAAGGTACTGAGCTAACGTCTTTCTGCTTTATAAGATGCTGgcatggaaacaggagttcagaacatttaGCGAGATTAAAAGTAATACCTCCACATTGGGTTGGGTgaactagaccagtgttttttcaaccagtgtgctgtgggagattatgtaatttcatagGCAACACGGtgcaacaggggttagtgcatgtacctcacaataggaaagtcctgggttcgatcctgggttcaggatctttctgtgtggagtttgcatgtcctccctgtgactgcatgggttcccttcgGGAACTCCGGCTTCGTCTCACCCCCAGAGAAgagtacctggggataggttgattggcaacactaaattggccctagtgtgtgaatgtgagtgtgactgttgtccgTCTATCgatgttggctctgcgatgaggtggcgacttgtccagggtgtagctcgCTTTCCGCCCAAAGCAGCTGAGTTGAAGTggccggggtttggtgctagcaggggtgtataatggagcccggaagagtcggggatacatgggattctgggtatttgtaaagttgcgtttataatgtgttacagcgcggacgttctcccgaaatgtgtttgtcattcttgtttggtgtaggttcacggtgtggcgcatattagtaagagtgttaaagttgtttatatcacaaccctcagtgtaacctgtatggctgttgagtaagtatgccttgcagtcggtCATGtttgtctgcagaagcctcatacaatatgcgaatgggctggtaagctttTTGTTACAGTTGTGGAGGGCGCTAAACACACTGtcatcatagcatgcccttattattgttgtttgggtgaaaacctgtagacagtcgagagaaaggttgctctgaaactcggtagtctcccggaaaaattgagatggttggcaaatttGGTGTTGTCAAGtagcattcaaataaaactagCACTAATataaaattttcatattaaggtgcgggtcaTGTGTCTGAGATCCCTGTtgaatacatagcacaaagcaaaaccaaactttgtacgctgtgttatttcattttaaatttcaaaagagtcttgtggctcccatagttttctttattttgtgaaacgggtcaaaatggctctttgagtggtaaaggttggcgacccctgctgtagatgatggtaaatatgtacaaaataaatcacatgttagtacatcaatcgaggaaaatgatcaaactacatacatggcatactgtcatttgattttgatatttttttatcttgatagattgaaaatgaacaccattgagttgactgaatatcacatcattcattcagaaaatataaataacgacaaataaaaacagaatactactaaccgcaacatgtaagtgtaaaaaaaacattatgatttgtacattttcagaatgtgcttcttctatttttaaacacagaaagcAATCTGATTGtgtcttcatttttaagttatcgtgcagggattttaccagtccggcccacttgggagtagatttttctccatgtggcccccgatctaaaatgagtttgacacctctgatatAAATGATATTTCAATACTATGGTCAAATCACTGTAGCTTCCTCATTAGCCAGCTAGCTTCTAAATTACAATTGTATTTTGCGGGCAGTAGAGAGCACCGGTATTTAAGATGCACCCACCTAATTCTAGAAggaataaatgtatacatatattttgtacattttttccaaacggtgcctgtcacacAAAAGTCATTGTTGTGGACCCACTAGctacggaagctagctctccaatcaactaaacagactcaataactccacaaagACGTTTTGGTAAAATTGCgatactgaaacaatacaaaaagaatgccaatgTAGGTTAAAAATACCAAcaaagacacttgtaaatgtgttagcatattagctaatgctaacaacgctagtttgattacgttacgatagcatgtacaaatatgcatgaaagcactccgacagacatcacacatgggactgtTTAGTGAGTAtggattgttttagttatattgttaaacttacaaacgttgcttggagtgacgaatgaagaatcctttcgggCAGAAACGCTACagaaaaatagaagataaaaCGGGATGTAATAAGTTGTATTAACACTATCTGGTCGGACCCAATGTGTCCGTAATGATAACAACATCCAGTTTCACTGCTACTGATATTAGCCTGCCACAAGGCTCTAATATCGGCCCTCTTTTTTTCTCCATGTGTATAAACGACCTATGTGAGGATGTAAATATCCAGATGTATGCAGACGACACGGTTATTTATACTTGGGGAAAGGACGCTGAAACGGTTGCCAGAAAACTTACAGCAGCCATGGAGAAGGTGGCAAGATGGCTACATGACTCTTGTCTTACATTAAACATTAAGAAAACGGCAACAAtatattttgtaaacaaatataaaatgccatcctttccaaatataacggttaataaagaaataatacaaaatgttagtGAATATCGCAACCTGGGTGTCATTTTAGACCCAACActttaaaaaacatatcaaacagatgtgccagagtcataaatacaacataaaaatgttcaaatgtatcaggaattcattaacactggaggcagctcaaacttattttaatgcaatgattatgtctcctttttattattgtataacatgttggtcgcaGGCCAGCAAAATGACACTGAGGCCATTGGGAAGTTTGCACAGATAATCGCACAAAATCCTCGACCAAAAACCACAACATCACTGTtcagttctccaaaaatatagattgttaaattcaaagattagcatcaatacgaatggcccatcgaatcctaaataacactgcaccatcgccacttaagcactttgtccagtttacatctgcagtgacaactagaaacacacgagcATCCACCAGGGGGCGGTGTAGcgttcattcacaattgaagttcaaaagtggctttggagcgatcaaagctgctcacacggtcactaaggtggccacttttttgacagatcaacttaatgtgtattatatttatccatgagagcatttttgttgtaaattctgaggtgtgtctgttaaaatcatggttgtttttacaaatgatgacggaTGTAAACGAAAGCATGTATTgtttttgtgtgatgatgtaaatgaggtgtggttgtattgtatattaagtatgtgtccatgaaagggcattttatgacttttcttaatttgattacatgctacggtatgattttattgtatgatttttgtatccctttaatttaagtAGCCAGGGAcggcagatggaaatgagctatttagctataatctggaacagaacatatctgttttagagcttaatgtttctgtgcattgtcccttcaaaaaaAGACTAAACTGCGTATCACGATGGTGTTGACGTGATTGGATTATTgctgtcatattttttttttaccagtaacGGAGCAGGAGGCAGCTCAGAATACATTTACGGAAAATTTCATATGAATTACCCTGCCATTTATTAACTGAAATTTCACTTAAGTTTCTTCATGCGAGAAGCGTGTAGGAAGCGTACAATTTGTAGTTTTATACCAAAATGTACAGGGAGGGGAGGAAGCAAGGGGAATGCCTCAAAAGTCAAGTCACTTCAGAACTCAGTATAAAGCGTTTTAGTTTTTCTCTGGCTTTCTTGTGACGCCCCAATAGATGGATACCAATAATgtccaaagaggaaaagtgtgacGATAGCCATAGAATTGTCTGCTCAGTACAATAAGGGCAATTGAATAATACATCTACAAATGTCATTGTGCCTGGATGATTCTAACATGACTAATTCAAAGAATTGTCCACCAGAGTTGACTACAAACTTTGTGAAATGTCCTCGTATTTGTGTCCTAGCTTGGGGTATAAGTTGTGCAAACCAGGAAGTACTTTTAGCAATAACGTCACTAAGTCTGGTCATGTGGAGGTAAGCTCACGAGTTGTCGGAGGGAACGTGCTCCTCGAAGCCCTCACTCTCGCGGACCAGCGCCCTCTCCAGGATGACGCGGCCCTCCTTGTAGCGCTGGCTGTCCTCGGTGGCGAACTCGTAGATCCAGCCCAGCTTGCTGTTGCAGTTCTTGCAGCTGACGTCTCTCACCATGTGTCTGCCTGTCAGCATCACGCGGTCCTGGACCTCGCTGTACTGCAGGTTGACCACCTGTGCACACAATTAAAAACGTACGTAAGTGTATACACAATGTATAGGCTGAAACATTGTGTCTCATATTGTTCTGGTCCGAGCCTGCAGGTGGCGATAATACGCACTTTAAGCCTTTGTGTGGAAATGAGGCTCACCTCCCCGGCACACTCAGTGATCATTAACAGAGCTACTGGtgagttgttgggttttttttatttgccgatacttaacttatttttacacttttatgaatgTAACAAAGCATGATGCCTCCTCTCCCTTCACCATGGGGTAAGTATTTGTTCATTTTAGTCATGAAGTGACATCATGTtgggatggatttaaaaaaaaaagctgagtcctaattttttttgtttttatttttaattttattttattattttttttaaatatatttttgtaattttttattgtttaggtatttttacagtttttttttttattaaaaaggtaTGGCAGTTAGGAATgttgaaataataattaaaaacatttccTGTATCGTTAACAGACAATTTTGTCAACCGTTTTAAGTGTCTGAGAAGTGCCACAATAGTGAGCTAACGTGCTAACATGAGCGACGTCATGCTAGGCCAGCCcgatcgctaaaagaaaaatgaAATGATCAGAGAGTTATCACAATCTAACTGAAAGATAGTTGACAAAGGATTTTAGAATGTGTAGtgaagcttgttttttttttaaattatttttaaactcTATACAGTCTGTGAAGTTGTAGGCTGATGTCACTGAAACCCAAAACTTCAAAAGCCACCACATTTGGCAAATAgtgggtaaaaaacaaaaaaaagtccaaactaaaatgtttaaaactacatacagtggaacctctatcGGCGATCTTTTCGGTTTATGAACCTTGACATCACGCCAAATTAGGGTTGAACAGTATactagtattagtatagtactgcgatactaattaatcatattcggtactataccgcttctaaaaagtactggtcccccccctccaccccccgaaatgtatatcatgtttataaactcggcaattatgtccctggacacatgaggattttaaatatgcaatgtatgatcctgtaacaacttggtatcggatctatacccaaatttgtggtatcttccaaaactaatgtaaagtatcaaactacaaaagaataagtgattattacagaagggtagatagaaaatgttaaaaaaaattagaaaaaaatggggaaaaaattaatgagggaaaaacggaaattttcgtttttggtccggccctcactgacttgggaccattgcaaaatgatgtgcgtcccaaagtcaccagccttggcgtcactatagacagcgattttaaacgagacaaacaagtcaatggcgttttaaaatcgtgtttttatcaccttcgtcttttagtaaaggttaaaccgtttttatcttttaacctttttgaacaagtcgtgcatgcttttatttcaagtggcctggactacagcaatgcactttatgctggcattagccaaaaagctctctcccggttgcagttagtccagaacgcggcagcacaacttttaacaggggccaggaaacgccagcatataaccccaattcttcagagtttgcactggctctctgttcattttagaattgattttaaaacattgctgtttgtttttaaatctttacatggactggcacctcaatatatctcaaacctgatccaaatttacattcctgcgcgtactctgaggtccgagagccagttccagctcgtggtgcccaagaccagacttaagaccaggggagacagggccttctctgtggtcggccctaagctctggaacactctgcccctccatgttcaaactgcttccacagtggagtgttttaagtctcgtctaaagacccacttttattatttggcttttaacaccatgtgagttgtgtggtcctctgttgtcctctgtgttttttatacactt
The sequence above is drawn from the Nerophis ophidion isolate RoL-2023_Sa linkage group LG03, RoL_Noph_v1.0, whole genome shotgun sequence genome and encodes:
- the LOC133550059 gene encoding protein yippee-like 5, with the translated sequence MGRIFLDHIGGTRLFSCANCDTILTNRSELISTRFTGATGRAFLFNKVVNLQYSEVQDRVMLTGRHMVRDVSCKNCNSKLGWIYEFATEDSQRYKEGRVILERALVRESEGFEEHVPSDNS